The following is a genomic window from Nocardioides thalensis.
GGCGCCGGCGCCTTCGGCGGCCGGTTCATGCCCGAAGCCCTGATCGCGGCGCTCGACGAGCTCGACACCGCCTGGGAGAAGGCGATGGCCGACCCGAGCTTCGGCCACGAGTTCGAGCAGCTGCTCCAGAACTACGCCGGGGTGCCGAGCATGCTCTACGACGCGCACCGCCTCTCCGAGGTGGCGGGCGCGCGGATCCTCCTCAAGCGCGAGGACCTCAACCACACGGGGGCGCACAAGATCCGCAACGTGCTCGGCCAGGCGCTGCTCACCAAGCGGATGGGCAAGACGCGCGTCATCGCCGAGACCGGCGCCGGTCAGCACGGCGTCGCCTCGGCCACCGCCGCGGCCTACCTCGGGCTCGACTGCACCGTCTACATGGGCGAGGTCGACACGGAGCGGCAGGCGCTCAACGTGGCGCGGATGCAGCTGCTCGGCGCAGAGGTGGTGCCGGTCAAGAGCGGCTCGCGCACGCTCAAGGACGCCATCAACGAGGCACTCCGCGACTGGGTCGCCAGCGTCGACCACACCGCCTACCTGTTCGGCACCGCCGCCGGCCCGCACCCGTTCCCCAGCCTGGTCCTCAGCTTCGTGCGCGGCATCGGCGACGAGGCGCGCCAGCAGTGCCTCGACCTGACCGGTGCGCTGCCCGACGCGATCGCGGCCTGCGTCGGCGGCGGCTCCAACGCGATCGGCCTCTTTGCCGGCTTCATCGACGACCCGGAGGTCGACATCTACGGGTTCGAGGCCGGCGGCGACGGCGTCGAGAGCGGGCGCCACGCTGCCACGATCTTCGCCGGCAGCATCGGCGTGCTCCACGGCGCGCGCACGTTCGTGCTCCAGGACGACGACGGCCAGACGGTGGAGTCGCACTCGATCTCGGCGGGCCTCGACTACCCGGGCGTCGGGCCGCAGCACGCCGCGCTCTCGGCGGGCGGGCGGGCGACGTACCTCCCCGTCACCGACGCCGAGGCCATGGACGCCATGGCCCTGCTCGCGAAGACCGAGGGCATCATCCCGGCCATCGAGTCGGCGCACGCCGTCGCCGGCACGCTCAAGGTCGCCAAGGAGCGGCCCGGCCAGACCCTGCTGGTCAACCTCTCGGGTCGCGGCGACAAGGACATGGGCACCGCGCTGGAGTACTTCGGGCTCGGGCGCGCCGATGCCGAGCAGCCGCCGGGAGAGGGTGTCGAGGCATGAGCAGCAGCACCGCCTTCGAGAAGGCGCGCGCCGACGACCGAGCCGCGCTCGTGGGCTACCTGCCGGCCGGCTTCCCCGACGTCGACGGCAGCATCGCCGCGCTGAAGGTGATGGTCGAGGCCGGCTGTGACGTCATCGAGATCGGCCTGCCCTACAGCGACCCGGTCATGGACGGGCCCACCATCCAGACCGCGGCTCAGCAGGCGCTCGACGCGGGCGTCCGCACGACCGACGTGCTGCGCGTCGTGGAGGCGGTCGCCGCGACCGGCACCCCGACGCTGGTGATGACCTACTGGAACCCCGTCGAGAGGTACGGCGTCGAGCGCTTCGCCGCCGATCTGGCGAGCGCCGGGGGAGCGGGGCTCATCACGCCCGACCTGACGCCCGACTTCGCTCCTGAGTGGATCGCCGCCGCCGACGAGCGCGACCTCGACAAGGTCTTCCTCGTGGCCCCCTCGTCGACCGACGAGCGGATCGCGATGACCACGGCCGCGTGCCGCGGCTTCGTCTACGCCACCGCCGTCATGGGCGTCACCGGTGCGCGCGCCAGCACCAGCGAGCTGGCCGGGCCGCTCGTCGCCCGCACCAAGGCGGCGGCTGCGCAGTCGGCGCCCGGCCTGCCGGTCGGGGTCGGCCTCGGCGTCAGCAACGGCGCGCAGGCCGCCGAGATCGCGGCGTACGCCGACGGCGTCATCGTCGGCTCGGCGTTCGTCCGCACCCTGCTCGACCACCCGGGTGACATCGAGGCCGGCTGCCGTGCGCTGGGCGCGCTCACCGAGGACCTGGCAGGAGGCGTCCGGTCTTGAGGTCTCGATACGCCGTCGCTCGTTCCTCGCGACGGCTACTCGACCACCAATGGGCGGCCGCAGTTGCCGGGTTGTTCCTGCTCGGTGCGTGCGGCGGCGACTCCACCGAGTTCGCCGGCTCGCGGCTCGACGAGCCCTACCAGGTGCCGGGCGTCGCGCTAACGGACACCACCGGCGCGCCGTACTCCCTGACCGAGGACACCGACCGCCCGCTGACGCTGGTCTTCTTCGGCTACACGCACTGCCCCGACCTGTGCCCACTGGTGATGAGCAACCTGTCCGCGGCCCTCAACCAGCTCGACGACGACCAGCGCGACGACGTCGACCTGGTGTTCGTCACCACCGACCCGGAGCGCGACGACGAGGCCGCGCTGCGCGACTACCTCGACGGCTACGGCGACGACATCGTCGGCCTCACGGGCAGCCTCGACACCATCGTCGAGCTGGGCGAGCCGATGCACGTCTACGTCAACGACGGCAAGAAGCTGCCGAGCGGTGGCTACGATCTCGGCGGTCACACCACCGCGGTCCTCGGCATCGACGCCAGCGACGAGGCCGTCGTGGTCTGGTCCGACGACACCTCCGCGACGGAGTTCGCGAACGACATCGAGACCCTCCTGGAGGAGTCATGATCGAGCTGCTGAGCATTCCGAGCCCCGCCGACGGGGTGTGGAACCTCGGCCCGGTGCCGATCCGCGGCTACGCGCTGTGCATCATCGCCGGCATCATCGCCGCGATCTGGATCGGCGAGCGCCGCTGGGTCGCCCGCGGCGGCAAGTACGGCGACATCCAGGACATCGCCATCTGGGCGGTCCCGTTCGGGCTGGTCGGCGCCCGGCTCTACCACGTCGCGACCGACTGGGAGCGCTACTTCGGCGACGACAGTGTGGAGGGGCCGATCGGCATCCTCTACGTCTGGCACGGCGGCCTCGGCATCTGGGGCGGCGTCGCGCTCGGTGCCCTCGGCGCCTGGCTCGGCGCGCGCTACAAGGGCATTCGGATCGCGCCGGTGCTCGACGCCGTCGCTCCCGGCGTGCTGGTCGCGCAGGCGATCGGCCGGTGGGGCAACTGGTTCAACCAGGAGCTCTACGGTCGGCCGACCGACCTCCCGTGGGGCCTCGAGATCGACCGGGCCCACTTCAGCGAGGCCT
Proteins encoded in this region:
- the lgt gene encoding prolipoprotein diacylglyceryl transferase, with amino-acid sequence MIELLSIPSPADGVWNLGPVPIRGYALCIIAGIIAAIWIGERRWVARGGKYGDIQDIAIWAVPFGLVGARLYHVATDWERYFGDDSVEGPIGILYVWHGGLGIWGGVALGALGAWLGARYKGIRIAPVLDAVAPGVLVAQAIGRWGNWFNQELYGRPTDLPWGLEIDRAHFSEAYVDQAPSPLPEMATFHPTFLYECLWNLAAAALIVFFLEKRFKLGHGRVMAVYVMLYTLGRGWIEYIRIDDVQLENVLGLRFNVWTSIVLFALATAYFVWSQRTHPGVEESVYVDREPDVTDATAEEAPEASTDGSGG
- a CDS encoding SCO family protein, yielding MFLLGACGGDSTEFAGSRLDEPYQVPGVALTDTTGAPYSLTEDTDRPLTLVFFGYTHCPDLCPLVMSNLSAALNQLDDDQRDDVDLVFVTTDPERDDEAALRDYLDGYGDDIVGLTGSLDTIVELGEPMHVYVNDGKKLPSGGYDLGGHTTAVLGIDASDEAVVVWSDDTSATEFANDIETLLEES
- the trpA gene encoding tryptophan synthase subunit alpha; translation: MSSSTAFEKARADDRAALVGYLPAGFPDVDGSIAALKVMVEAGCDVIEIGLPYSDPVMDGPTIQTAAQQALDAGVRTTDVLRVVEAVAATGTPTLVMTYWNPVERYGVERFAADLASAGGAGLITPDLTPDFAPEWIAAADERDLDKVFLVAPSSTDERIAMTTAACRGFVYATAVMGVTGARASTSELAGPLVARTKAAAAQSAPGLPVGVGLGVSNGAQAAEIAAYADGVIVGSAFVRTLLDHPGDIEAGCRALGALTEDLAGGVRS
- the trpB gene encoding tryptophan synthase subunit beta yields the protein MTSRFDADQHGWFGGAGAFGGRFMPEALIAALDELDTAWEKAMADPSFGHEFEQLLQNYAGVPSMLYDAHRLSEVAGARILLKREDLNHTGAHKIRNVLGQALLTKRMGKTRVIAETGAGQHGVASATAAAYLGLDCTVYMGEVDTERQALNVARMQLLGAEVVPVKSGSRTLKDAINEALRDWVASVDHTAYLFGTAAGPHPFPSLVLSFVRGIGDEARQQCLDLTGALPDAIAACVGGGSNAIGLFAGFIDDPEVDIYGFEAGGDGVESGRHAATIFAGSIGVLHGARTFVLQDDDGQTVESHSISAGLDYPGVGPQHAALSAGGRATYLPVTDAEAMDAMALLAKTEGIIPAIESAHAVAGTLKVAKERPGQTLLVNLSGRGDKDMGTALEYFGLGRADAEQPPGEGVEA